The Planctomycetota bacterium genome has a window encoding:
- the gltX gene encoding glutamate--tRNA ligase, which produces MPDVVTRFAPSPTGYLHVGGARTALFNWLLARHHGGRYLLRIEDTDQARSTEAAVDGVLRDLTWLGLDWDNADDPMFQSKRTDVYNGLFDDLIARDLAYEAWESREELDNQRKQAQAAKRPYMYRRPSYTDEQIAKFKDEGRQPVLRFKMDAGRDYFFDDQVLGPKQGLPGNQAQDFVIRKADGMPTYHFAVVVDDNAMGITHVLRGQEHLLNTCQHIALMDALGYDRPAFAHLPVILKTDGSKMGKRDRDKLIKEAFKQNPDAAAQAADSGFDRQKLDDWLGSKTAQLDPSDHLVLLPHVGLTEADLPQISVDDFRRLGYLPEVLNNFMALLGWSTGDDRERLSMDELVKEFSLDRVGKANAKFDYKKLTNFNTEAVAEAGEDRLLAGLKDYVEANPNNHLEGVSDDDLLRLLRMCEGFHVFAEVDVKTRLFRDAPTGYDDKAVEKHLKKGDPSGLEHLTALRQTLADLDDWSVASLESTIKQLCEERGAGLGKVAQPARVAIAGGPVSPPIFDTLSFLGRDETLARIDRCLATVG; this is translated from the coding sequence ATGCCTGACGTCGTCACCCGTTTCGCCCCGTCACCGACCGGCTACCTGCACGTCGGCGGAGCGAGGACCGCACTCTTCAACTGGCTGCTCGCCCGTCACCACGGCGGGCGGTATCTGCTACGGATCGAAGACACCGACCAGGCCCGCTCGACGGAGGCGGCCGTAGACGGCGTGCTGCGCGACCTGACCTGGCTCGGCCTCGACTGGGACAACGCCGACGACCCGATGTTTCAGTCGAAGCGGACGGACGTCTACAACGGCCTGTTCGACGACCTGATCGCCCGCGACCTGGCGTACGAGGCGTGGGAGAGCCGCGAGGAACTCGACAACCAGCGCAAGCAGGCCCAGGCGGCGAAGCGGCCGTACATGTACCGCCGGCCGAGCTACACGGACGAGCAGATCGCGAAGTTCAAGGACGAGGGGCGTCAGCCGGTGCTGCGGTTCAAGATGGATGCGGGCCGCGACTACTTCTTCGACGACCAGGTGCTCGGCCCGAAGCAGGGCTTGCCGGGGAACCAGGCGCAGGACTTCGTTATCCGCAAGGCCGACGGCATGCCGACGTACCACTTCGCGGTCGTGGTTGACGACAACGCGATGGGCATCACGCACGTCCTGCGAGGCCAGGAGCACCTGCTCAACACGTGTCAGCACATCGCCCTGATGGACGCCCTCGGCTACGACCGTCCGGCCTTCGCCCATCTACCCGTCATTCTCAAGACGGACGGCTCAAAGATGGGCAAGCGCGACCGCGACAAGCTCATCAAAGAGGCGTTCAAGCAAAACCCCGACGCCGCGGCGCAAGCCGCGGATTCCGGCTTCGATCGACAGAAACTCGATGACTGGCTCGGCTCCAAAACCGCCCAACTCGACCCCTCCGACCACCTCGTCCTCCTCCCCCACGTCGGGCTCACCGAAGCCGACCTCCCGCAGATCAGCGTCGATGACTTCCGCCGCCTCGGCTATTTGCCCGAGGTCCTCAACAACTTCATGGCACTGCTCGGCTGGAGCACCGGCGACGATCGCGAGCGCCTCAGCATGGACGAGCTCGTCAAGGAGTTCAGCCTCGACCGCGTCGGCAAGGCCAACGCGAAGTTCGACTACAAGAAGCTGACCAACTTCAACACCGAAGCCGTCGCCGAGGCCGGTGAAGACCGACTGCTGGCCGGCCTGAAGGACTACGTCGAGGCGAATCCGAACAACCACCTCGAAGGCGTTTCAGACGACGACTTGCTGCGGCTGCTGCGGATGTGTGAGGGTTTCCACGTCTTTGCCGAGGTCGACGTCAAGACTCGCCTGTTCCGCGACGCACCGACCGGGTACGACGACAAGGCGGTCGAAAAGCACCTGAAGAAGGGCGATCCGTCGGGTCTGGAACACCTCACAGCCCTGCGGCAGACGCTGGCCGATCTGGACGACTGGTCCGTCGCGTCGCTCGAATCCACGATCAAGCAGCTGTGCGAGGAACGCGGTGCCGGCCTCGGCAAGGTGGCGCAGCCGGCGCGTGTCGCGATCGCCGGCGGGCCAGTGAGTCCGCCGATTTTCGACACGCTGAGCTTCCTCGGCAGGGACGAGACGCTGGCGAGGATCGACCGCTGTCTCGCGACTGTCGGCTGA
- a CDS encoding CDP-alcohol phosphatidyltransferase family protein, with protein sequence MSGSMNNLPGIDVRRSSRERERRRRRVKRGGRRAYIRSVQMLPSLATLGNALCGFGAIYVVTLGEVQSDPIASALFDNRFIIAVYLIGLAMVCDALDGRLARFARHTTDFGGQLDSLADAISFGAAPAVIALQTFKFEGVEVPLVVGRLVWAVGGLYVACALVRLARFNVSNEHGEENHRSFLGLPSPGAAGVVLGLVLMQQDLMIEAQDETNLLPTSVLSGLGIAATILIPPVLAASALLMVSNVRYPHFVNRLARGSKGIGRLVTIVAVLLALVVAHRYTLGLVGIVFLLTGPISHLRARWVK encoded by the coding sequence TTGAGCGGTTCGATGAACAACCTGCCCGGCATTGACGTCCGCCGGTCCTCGCGCGAGCGTGAACGCCGACGTCGCCGGGTGAAGCGCGGCGGTCGTCGCGCGTACATCCGCAGCGTGCAGATGCTGCCGTCGCTGGCCACGCTGGGCAATGCGCTGTGCGGCTTCGGCGCGATCTACGTCGTCACGCTCGGCGAGGTGCAGAGCGACCCGATCGCCAGCGCGCTGTTCGACAATCGGTTCATCATCGCTGTCTACCTGATCGGGCTGGCGATGGTCTGCGACGCACTGGATGGTCGGCTGGCGCGGTTCGCGCGGCACACGACGGACTTCGGCGGACAGCTCGACAGCCTGGCCGACGCGATCAGCTTTGGTGCAGCACCGGCGGTCATCGCGCTGCAGACGTTCAAGTTTGAAGGCGTCGAAGTGCCGCTGGTGGTCGGCCGGCTCGTCTGGGCGGTCGGCGGGCTCTACGTCGCCTGTGCGCTGGTACGGCTGGCACGGTTCAACGTCTCCAACGAGCACGGCGAGGAGAACCACCGCAGCTTCCTCGGCCTGCCGTCACCCGGAGCCGCCGGCGTCGTGCTCGGTCTGGTTCTTATGCAGCAGGACCTCATGATCGAGGCCCAGGACGAGACGAACCTGCTTCCGACGAGCGTGCTGTCGGGTCTCGGCATCGCGGCGACGATCCTGATCCCGCCGGTGCTCGCGGCGAGCGCGCTGCTGATGGTGTCGAACGTCCGCTACCCGCACTTCGTGAATCGGCTCGCCCGCGGCAGCAAGGGGATCGGCCGGCTGGTGACGATCGTCGCCGTGCTTCTTGCGCTGGTGGTCGCGCATCGCTACACGCTGGGCCTCGTCGGGATCGTGTTTCTATTGACGGGGCCGATCAGTCATCTTCGGGCGCGGTGGGTCAAGTAG
- a CDS encoding phosphatidylserine decarboxylase has product MLVTRHGLWEIVIGTLVLAGIAALLAWLGVWWLGLLLTVPVFVWLIAFFRDPERPLPAVEAGTTSYVSPADGKVSDVTELATCPVLKEPAIRVGIFLSVFNVHVNRSPCDGTVRDVTYKKGKFINALDHNHASEHNESNTIVLEDAGTPVAVVKQIVGLIARRIVSTKQVGDRVERGDRIGMIKFGSRTELTIPRRLAPDIRVEPGQKVRGGADVLAVVRHTTDGTDS; this is encoded by the coding sequence ATGCTCGTTACGCGACACGGATTGTGGGAAATCGTCATCGGCACACTCGTCCTCGCAGGCATCGCAGCGTTGCTAGCGTGGCTCGGCGTCTGGTGGCTCGGGCTGCTGCTGACCGTGCCGGTCTTCGTCTGGCTGATCGCGTTTTTTCGGGACCCCGAGCGGCCTTTGCCGGCAGTGGAGGCGGGGACGACCAGCTACGTGTCGCCCGCCGACGGCAAGGTGAGCGACGTGACGGAGCTCGCGACGTGTCCCGTCCTGAAGGAGCCGGCGATCCGCGTCGGCATTTTTCTCAGCGTCTTCAACGTCCACGTCAATCGCAGCCCGTGCGACGGCACCGTGCGCGACGTGACGTACAAGAAGGGCAAGTTCATCAACGCCCTCGACCACAACCACGCCAGCGAGCACAACGAGAGCAACACGATCGTTCTTGAGGATGCCGGCACACCCGTGGCGGTCGTCAAGCAGATCGTCGGCCTGATCGCCAGACGCATCGTCAGCACCAAACAAGTCGGCGACCGCGTCGAGCGCGGGGATCGCATCGGCATGATCAAGTTCGGCAGCCGGACGGAGCTGACGATTCCCAGGCGACTCGCGCCGGACATCCGCGTCGAGCCAGGGCAAAAGGTCCGTGGCGGGGCGGATGTGTTGGCGGTGGTGCGGCACACAACGGACGGCACCGATAGCTAG
- a CDS encoding shikimate kinase, whose amino-acid sequence MSSLGLDKPNLALVGMPGCGKTTVGRLLAERLGWSFFDLDHEIERQAGMTLQAINEAEGFAGLRKREEALAVGLDCEGRVIATGGSIVYSTPAMCRLTEIASIVYLEGDVEELAERAGDLVRRGVIIRPGMTYADLHAERSPLYEAYADIAVGCTNTSPRATAEAVVAVLRGAMEQEP is encoded by the coding sequence GTGAGTTCCTTGGGACTGGATAAGCCGAATCTCGCGCTGGTGGGCATGCCCGGCTGTGGCAAGACCACCGTCGGGCGTCTCTTGGCCGAGCGGCTTGGCTGGTCGTTTTTCGACCTCGACCACGAGATCGAACGCCAGGCCGGGATGACGCTGCAGGCGATCAACGAGGCGGAGGGTTTCGCGGGACTGCGAAAGCGCGAGGAAGCCTTGGCCGTCGGGCTCGATTGTGAGGGGCGTGTGATCGCAACGGGTGGGAGCATCGTCTACTCGACGCCCGCGATGTGCCGGCTGACGGAGATCGCGTCGATCGTCTACCTCGAGGGCGACGTCGAAGAGCTGGCCGAGCGTGCGGGCGACCTCGTGCGTCGCGGCGTGATCATCCGGCCGGGCATGACCTACGCGGACCTGCACGCCGAGCGATCGCCGTTGTACGAGGCGTACGCGGACATCGCTGTCGGCTGTACGAACACCTCGCCCCGCGCGACGGCCGAGGCGGTCGTCGCAGTGTTGCGTGGTGCGATGGAGCAAGAGCCGTAG